Proteins from a single region of Verrucosispora sp. NA02020:
- a CDS encoding acyl-CoA dehydrogenase family protein, translated as MDRSDVIARAMLFAETELAPRAAEFDRDEALPRDVIQRMAAEGLLGASIPTKWGGLGLDPLEYGEVTEAIGKACASTRALLTVHTSIVAGTLLELASRRLKEKYLTALARGEMIGCFALSEEGAGSDAAAVATTYIRKGDSFVLNGRKKWISFAGVADLILVLATDNGVTSAFMVERDMPGVRTWPMSGFLGNRATHIAEIELDDVEVPAENLIAGIGAGFGFVVNTALLHGRYSIAWAGVALAQAALEEMCTYATRREQFGVKIGTQQLVQKMVADAVTSVAAARELCRSAGRSLAQRSADAATETIIAKYFSSTVAQRATSDAVQVLGGNGCWSGYPAERLFREAKILEIIEGTSQLQQIMIADAGYKKYARKA; from the coding sequence ATGGACAGGTCCGACGTCATCGCACGCGCCATGCTCTTCGCCGAGACCGAGCTGGCCCCACGGGCCGCGGAGTTCGACCGGGACGAGGCCCTGCCGCGCGACGTCATCCAGAGGATGGCGGCGGAAGGTCTGCTCGGTGCGTCGATCCCGACGAAGTGGGGCGGACTCGGCCTGGACCCGCTGGAGTACGGCGAGGTCACCGAGGCGATCGGCAAGGCCTGCGCGTCCACCCGGGCGCTGCTGACCGTCCACACCTCGATCGTCGCCGGGACGCTGCTGGAACTGGCGTCGCGGCGGCTCAAGGAGAAGTACCTCACCGCCCTCGCCCGGGGCGAGATGATCGGCTGCTTCGCGCTGTCCGAGGAGGGCGCCGGGTCGGACGCGGCGGCGGTCGCCACGACGTACATCAGGAAGGGCGACTCCTTCGTCCTCAACGGACGCAAGAAGTGGATCTCCTTCGCCGGTGTGGCCGACCTGATCCTGGTGCTGGCGACCGACAACGGCGTCACGAGCGCGTTCATGGTGGAACGCGACATGCCCGGCGTACGGACCTGGCCGATGTCCGGCTTCCTGGGCAACCGCGCGACCCACATCGCGGAGATCGAGCTGGACGACGTCGAGGTGCCGGCGGAGAACCTCATCGCGGGTATCGGGGCCGGCTTCGGCTTCGTGGTGAACACGGCCCTCCTGCACGGTCGCTACAGCATCGCGTGGGCCGGTGTCGCGCTGGCCCAGGCGGCGCTGGAGGAGATGTGCACCTACGCGACGCGACGCGAGCAGTTCGGGGTCAAGATCGGCACGCAGCAGTTGGTGCAGAAGATGGTCGCCGACGCGGTCACCAGCGTCGCCGCGGCCCGGGAACTGTGTCGCAGCGCGGGCCGGTCGCTCGCGCAGCGCAGTGCCGACGCGGCCACCGAGACGATCATCGCGAAGTACTTCTCGTCCACCGTCGCCCAACGTGCGACGTCGGACGCGGTCCAGGTGCTGGGTGGGAACGGGTGCTGGTCGGGATACCCCGCGGAACGCCTGTTCCGGGAGGCGAAGATCCTCGAAATCATCGAGGGCACCTCCCAGCTGCAGCAGATCATGATCGCCGACGCCGGCTACAAGAAGTACGCCCGGAAGGCATAG
- a CDS encoding non-ribosomal peptide synthetase/type I polyketide synthase yields MTIPWILSTPNEQALRDVAGRLRDLVEECAADPWDVGRTLAARPSQAHRAVLLGGGDSLVTAVRLLAQGRPSPHVARATAADVTRPAFVFPGQGAIWPGMAAELLDSAPVFARRIGDCADALAPHVDWSLVDVLRSDSTDLYQQTDVVQPVLFSIMVALAELWRSHGVEPQAVVAHSIGEAAAACVSGALSLDDAARTAVLWSRAQSTLAGRGGMAVVALPVHEVTSWFAEHGHDVDVSGLMAPRTVVVSGDSAVLALAAEQLRAAGVYAHVTSVPLAAHSPRVEEVRDTVLTSLASISPRTSDIPFYSGMTGGAFDTAGLDAQYWYHNLRRPMLFESATRAMLADGYQAFVELSAHPVLTLAMRQTVEAVGTAVPVLHSLRRDGQRMDHFLASLAEAHVQGLAVNWEPVFAGRGRPIDLPDLDLPGSAGAGADVAPVRSVASLVSTQVAGVLGIGPELAQDDHTRSLFELGCTSVQLIELQSGLARELGVALESTFIIDHPTAHALTDELTRRVERGRAPAEARAAAPASTGSYSAEPVAVVGMAFRLPGGIGTRHQLWETLSGKVDVVREVPADRWSHSDLDTSEVTTTQGGYLDQVDQFDPLFFSISPAEAASIDPQQRLLLELTWEALEDAGLNPVTAGRDRRVGVFVGIYNNDYAQVGKNLGHPAERYTYTGNMANSAAGRISYSYGFDGPSQAIDAACASSLYALHQAGRELRQGGCDMVVAAAVNLILSPEGHVSWSRLQALSPTGRCRSFDDGADGYIRSEGGTVVILKRLSDAERDGDDILAVISGSAINHNGQGGGFTVPSGAAQQRVVEAAMAEAGVGIEDVSYVEAHGSGTPIGDPQELNALARVFAGRSGKLRVGSVKSNLGHLESAAGMAALCKVIVSMQHGRLPATLHFREGNRLIDWDAVPIEVVADEIAWQPAGGRRRAGISSFGISGSNAHIIVEEYEPTSRRTSSTPGLPRLLPVSAKSDAALRAALRTLGEWSADTTADLADIAHTLGTRRAGLRHRAALVCDAVTDIPGAVEAVLADGGVRDQADPGQVFVFSGQGTQYPGMARELYQHADLFRRELDEIDRVFRRLGDVSPIEAMFGDDEASFQSPRQTQPMIFAVGLALARYWQALGVTPSAVIGHSIGEYTAACFASVMSLTQAVDLVTRRARVVAASTGDGSMATLLCSRERAEQLLTDYPDVSVAAVNAAENTTVAGSAESLAEVLRAARRQRIFTERLDVSHPYHSVRMAQAADDLYAQIRHHEFEHPAIPWISTRTGGPVTADAPIDASYWSRHLVEPVLFQAAVGVAIARGSRVFVEIGATATVGGLIAQEFADAAIVVPSLRKGRSDCRQLLESAGELWRLGRSLEFGRLPGAAGGLVRDLPRTPFDRQRIWYSDRAGDHIAVARPAVAEPERTGVQRMADRGPVLTFVKQCVSQVTGVGVDAIDESVHLFALGVDSLMLVQLGKRVEAEYTVEIPIKAFFESLYTPGLLADFVLEQRPAEVTPVPSAEPVAVALPEPRAAAAPPAEIRGRLDPAGTPARGVEDLIRQQLEIMQQQLAVLSGVPSGTPTPTPVVPETTARRATPVSRKVGSYSNNIELSQDRLTDEQSAFIRDFVARYTARTLTSKVYAGQHREVLADWIASLNFNPSIKETVYPVVSARSRGATFWDVDGNEYVDTAMGYGVHFFGHQPDFILDAMRDQLDRGYELGPQNMVAGEVAALVHEMTGAERVAFCNTGTEAVMVSVRLARAVSGRDKVVRFLTSFHGSYDAVLAEADGEESIPTSIGIPQSAVDDTIVLTYGSAESLDRIRRHGSELAAVLVEPVQSRNPTLQPTEFLRELREICTENGIALIFDEMIVGFRIALGGAQEHFGVESDMSLYGKLVGGGMPIGIIAGRSRYLDAVDGGAWSDVDDSKPAVPTTFFAGTFCKHPLTMAACRAVLSYLREHGATALPAVNRLTADFARRVNDYFDAEEVPLKVTHFASLYKYETVVPRDMGHMSLTLNLFFKLLVFHGVYVWERRTAYFSLAHTREHQDRIFEAIRASVEALRGGGFDFRRSTSTAPRGLPVGAPRGTDLTPLDPTAVSEQEKRVYVLSRMRGGNEAYQILAGLRFDGAPDRERLAEAFRAIADKHEKLRGYYEIDATDIKARVAAEVTPEFHLFDHTREPGLRAEDVVAVMNRPFDLATPPLWRYGIVIDEDGVHHLLLSLHHIIADGGSIDILLNDLAEHLGRGELSPVRSDGYPAFVRQQARSVGLASYQEHRRWWLREFETVPPPLSLPTDSPYPLVNDFHGTHHYFRIDDALHQAAKAVIERHRTTPFIFYLSLWSVLLANAADTEDLCVGVPLDQRIIGTYDDTVGMFAQSLPLRVRTASDARLPDLLHAVRDTSLAAVEHSPYSYDVLVQELDLDRDFGRNALFDVMFTFTNARERVRRFGDVSATSEDFGVPRSMFALALELTERDGGLFGDLNFSSVYGERRMTELAEQFVHLIAQVVREPDQTLRELSRLDDETRDRLLTMGTGPVVVDLPTLAEAFDTAVREHAERAALRFRGEEVSYAELAERVNRYAGLLHEHGLGQGDLVGLLLPPTPELVTLMLAVNRIGAAWLPMDVKDPAKRLRLVIDTAEPTRVVCAEELAAAVGLGDRALHLPADIPAGPTPPVGSPGGPDDLAYVIFTSGSTGTPKGVAVTNGSLANFLVGMPEALGWADRKVVGCLTTPSFDIHLLETLLTLTSGGTVVVAGESEVRTPADIAEFVAANGVEYLQMTPTRLRLLCADPEAARATLARLDKLVVGGEAFPEDLLPRLREHRSLGVHNVYGPTETCIWSSVKDLTGDDATVTIGVPIANTTMYVLDDNLRLVPEGVTGNLWIGGLGVSPGYLHRPELTRERFLANPFGDGRIYLSGDRARWQDGELHCLGRVDDQVKIRGYRVELGEIELAITGHEMVTGAAVIVQELPSGSQVIRAFYQVREGGYLAPEALRNWLTERLTDYMVPATLAVVSDIPMTTSGKVDRTALAAQADAGPPVEPGRSEERGVGVAQELVTAWRTVLGDIPIGADESFFDLGGNSFSLVLLLEELHRQFPGMLDVSDLFANPTIGKLRKLLESRLAGQDSDALLTGFGVRLPESWFTHDATADGRVEAALPARTRATLRRLRRSGAREPEDLAHVAFAVALHKLVGTDDISLCVLDDDARVTVVRFDFAGKTDLADVLDDYRRQRDHNDRLDLHRFVACRGVDRTVSVACGSARQWEEVDVLRHFDIGYAIDVRADPVAVQIDHAREVDSTRVEQVMGGHLKVLAVLGRPASKEKVQS; encoded by the coding sequence GTGACCATTCCCTGGATCCTCAGTACGCCGAACGAGCAGGCGCTGCGCGATGTCGCCGGGCGGTTGCGTGACCTCGTCGAGGAGTGCGCCGCCGACCCCTGGGACGTGGGGCGCACGCTGGCGGCCCGCCCGTCACAGGCGCACCGGGCCGTGCTGCTGGGCGGCGGCGACAGCCTCGTGACGGCGGTACGGCTGCTCGCCCAGGGGCGGCCGAGTCCGCACGTGGCGCGGGCGACGGCGGCGGACGTGACCCGCCCGGCGTTCGTCTTCCCCGGCCAGGGCGCGATCTGGCCGGGTATGGCGGCAGAGCTGCTCGACTCCGCGCCGGTGTTCGCCCGGCGCATCGGGGACTGCGCCGACGCGCTCGCACCGCACGTGGACTGGTCGCTGGTCGACGTGCTGAGGTCGGACTCCACGGACCTGTACCAGCAGACCGACGTCGTGCAGCCGGTGCTGTTCTCGATCATGGTCGCGCTCGCCGAGTTGTGGCGTTCGCACGGTGTCGAGCCACAGGCGGTCGTGGCGCACAGCATCGGCGAGGCTGCCGCCGCCTGCGTGTCCGGGGCACTGTCGCTGGACGACGCCGCGAGGACCGCCGTGCTGTGGAGCCGGGCCCAGTCGACGCTGGCCGGCCGAGGCGGGATGGCCGTGGTGGCGTTGCCGGTGCACGAGGTGACCTCGTGGTTCGCCGAGCACGGTCACGACGTCGACGTCTCCGGCCTGATGGCACCCCGCACGGTGGTGGTCTCCGGTGACAGCGCGGTTCTCGCGCTCGCCGCCGAGCAGTTGCGCGCCGCAGGCGTCTACGCGCACGTGACATCCGTGCCGCTGGCCGCGCACTCGCCGCGCGTCGAGGAGGTGCGGGACACCGTGCTGACCTCGCTCGCCTCGATCAGCCCGCGCACCTCGGACATTCCGTTCTACTCCGGCATGACGGGTGGGGCCTTCGACACCGCCGGGCTGGACGCGCAGTACTGGTATCACAACCTGCGTCGACCGATGCTCTTCGAGAGCGCCACGAGGGCCATGCTGGCCGACGGCTATCAGGCTTTTGTCGAGCTCAGCGCACACCCGGTGCTGACCCTGGCCATGCGGCAGACCGTGGAAGCCGTCGGCACGGCGGTGCCGGTACTCCACTCCCTGCGTCGCGACGGGCAGCGCATGGATCACTTCCTGGCCTCGCTCGCCGAGGCGCACGTCCAGGGTCTCGCGGTGAACTGGGAGCCGGTGTTCGCCGGGCGCGGCCGGCCGATCGACCTGCCCGACCTGGACCTGCCCGGATCGGCCGGAGCCGGCGCGGACGTCGCACCGGTCCGGTCGGTGGCGAGCCTGGTGTCCACACAGGTCGCGGGCGTGCTCGGTATCGGCCCGGAACTGGCCCAGGACGACCACACCAGGAGCCTGTTCGAGCTGGGCTGCACGTCGGTGCAGCTGATCGAGCTCCAGAGCGGGCTGGCCAGGGAACTCGGTGTCGCGCTGGAGAGCACGTTCATCATCGACCATCCCACCGCGCACGCGCTCACCGACGAGCTGACCCGCCGGGTCGAGCGGGGACGCGCACCGGCCGAGGCGCGCGCCGCCGCCCCGGCGTCGACGGGGTCGTACTCCGCGGAGCCCGTCGCGGTGGTCGGCATGGCGTTCCGGCTCCCCGGCGGGATCGGCACCCGGCACCAGCTCTGGGAGACGTTGAGCGGCAAGGTCGACGTGGTGCGGGAGGTACCCGCCGACCGGTGGTCGCACAGCGACCTCGACACCAGCGAGGTGACCACCACCCAGGGCGGCTACCTCGACCAGGTGGACCAGTTCGATCCGCTGTTCTTCAGCATCTCGCCCGCGGAAGCCGCGTCGATCGACCCGCAGCAGCGCCTGCTGCTGGAACTGACCTGGGAGGCGCTCGAAGACGCCGGGTTGAACCCGGTGACGGCGGGGCGGGACCGGCGCGTCGGCGTGTTCGTCGGTATCTACAACAACGACTACGCCCAGGTCGGCAAGAACCTCGGGCACCCGGCGGAGCGGTACACCTACACCGGGAACATGGCCAACTCGGCGGCCGGGCGGATCTCCTACAGCTACGGCTTCGACGGTCCCAGCCAGGCGATCGACGCGGCCTGCGCCTCCTCGCTGTACGCGCTGCACCAGGCCGGACGGGAACTGCGGCAGGGCGGCTGCGACATGGTCGTCGCTGCGGCGGTGAACCTGATCCTCAGCCCCGAGGGGCACGTGTCGTGGTCGCGCCTACAGGCGCTGTCCCCGACCGGGCGGTGTCGCAGCTTCGACGACGGGGCCGACGGCTACATCCGCAGTGAGGGCGGAACGGTCGTCATCCTCAAACGGCTCTCCGACGCCGAACGCGACGGTGACGACATCCTGGCCGTGATCAGCGGGTCGGCGATCAACCACAACGGCCAGGGCGGTGGGTTCACCGTCCCGAGCGGGGCCGCCCAGCAACGGGTGGTCGAGGCCGCGATGGCCGAGGCGGGCGTCGGGATCGAGGACGTCTCCTACGTCGAGGCCCACGGCTCGGGCACACCGATCGGCGATCCGCAGGAGCTCAACGCCCTGGCCCGGGTCTTCGCCGGCCGGAGCGGCAAACTGCGCGTCGGCAGCGTCAAGTCCAACCTCGGGCACCTGGAGTCCGCGGCGGGTATGGCGGCGCTGTGCAAGGTGATCGTGTCGATGCAGCACGGCCGCCTTCCGGCCACCCTGCACTTTCGCGAGGGCAACCGCCTGATCGACTGGGACGCCGTCCCGATCGAGGTGGTGGCGGACGAGATCGCGTGGCAGCCGGCCGGCGGCCGGCGGCGTGCCGGGATCAGCTCCTTCGGCATCAGCGGCAGCAACGCCCACATCATCGTGGAGGAGTACGAGCCGACGTCGCGCCGCACGTCGTCGACGCCCGGTCTGCCGCGCCTGCTGCCCGTCTCGGCGAAGTCGGACGCGGCGCTGCGCGCCGCCCTGCGGACCCTCGGCGAGTGGAGTGCTGACACGACCGCCGACCTCGCCGACATCGCGCACACGCTGGGCACGCGGCGGGCGGGTCTGCGACACCGGGCGGCACTGGTCTGCGACGCCGTCACCGACATCCCGGGTGCGGTCGAGGCGGTGCTGGCCGACGGGGGCGTGCGTGACCAGGCGGACCCGGGACAGGTCTTCGTCTTCTCCGGCCAGGGTACGCAGTACCCGGGCATGGCGCGGGAGCTGTACCAGCACGCCGACCTGTTCCGGCGCGAGTTGGACGAGATCGACCGGGTGTTCCGGCGGCTCGGCGACGTCTCCCCGATCGAGGCGATGTTCGGTGACGACGAGGCGTCGTTCCAGTCGCCGCGGCAGACCCAGCCCATGATCTTCGCGGTCGGGTTGGCGCTCGCGCGGTACTGGCAGGCGCTCGGCGTCACGCCGTCGGCTGTGATCGGCCACAGCATCGGCGAGTACACGGCCGCCTGCTTCGCCTCCGTCATGAGTCTCACGCAGGCGGTCGACCTGGTGACCCGCCGGGCGCGGGTCGTGGCGGCCTCGACCGGCGACGGCTCCATGGCGACGCTGCTGTGCTCCCGGGAGCGGGCGGAACAGCTGCTGACCGACTATCCCGACGTCTCCGTCGCCGCCGTCAACGCTGCCGAGAACACTACCGTCGCCGGGTCCGCCGAGAGCCTGGCCGAGGTGTTGAGGGCCGCCCGCAGACAGCGGATCTTCACCGAGCGCCTGGACGTCTCACACCCGTACCACTCGGTTCGGATGGCTCAGGCCGCCGACGACCTGTACGCGCAGATCCGGCACCACGAGTTCGAGCATCCGGCCATCCCGTGGATCTCGACGCGCACCGGTGGGCCGGTCACGGCGGACGCGCCGATCGACGCGTCGTACTGGAGCCGGCACCTCGTCGAGCCGGTCCTGTTCCAGGCGGCCGTCGGGGTCGCGATCGCGCGCGGCTCGCGGGTCTTCGTCGAGATCGGCGCGACGGCCACGGTCGGCGGTCTGATCGCGCAGGAGTTCGCGGACGCCGCCATCGTCGTTCCGAGCCTGCGCAAGGGGCGCTCCGATTGTCGGCAGCTGCTCGAGAGCGCGGGTGAGCTGTGGCGGCTGGGCCGGTCGCTGGAGTTCGGTCGGCTGCCCGGCGCGGCGGGCGGCCTCGTCCGCGACCTGCCGCGTACGCCCTTCGACCGGCAGCGGATCTGGTATTCCGACCGCGCCGGAGACCACATCGCCGTGGCGCGGCCCGCCGTCGCCGAACCGGAAAGGACCGGTGTCCAGCGGATGGCCGATCGAGGACCCGTCCTCACGTTCGTCAAGCAGTGCGTCAGCCAGGTCACCGGGGTCGGCGTCGACGCGATCGACGAGTCGGTGCACCTGTTCGCGCTGGGAGTCGACTCCCTGATGCTCGTCCAGTTGGGCAAGCGCGTCGAGGCCGAGTACACCGTCGAGATCCCGATCAAGGCGTTCTTCGAGTCCCTCTACACGCCGGGTCTGCTGGCCGACTTCGTTCTCGAACAGCGGCCCGCCGAGGTGACGCCGGTGCCGTCGGCGGAGCCCGTGGCCGTCGCGCTTCCGGAACCGCGGGCCGCCGCCGCGCCGCCGGCCGAGATCCGCGGTCGACTCGACCCGGCCGGCACACCGGCGCGCGGAGTCGAGGACCTCATCCGGCAGCAGCTGGAGATCATGCAGCAGCAGCTGGCCGTGCTGTCGGGGGTGCCCTCCGGCACGCCGACGCCGACGCCGGTCGTCCCGGAGACGACGGCACGCCGCGCGACGCCCGTCTCCCGCAAGGTCGGCTCGTACAGCAACAACATCGAGCTCAGTCAGGACCGGCTCACCGACGAGCAGAGCGCCTTCATCCGCGACTTCGTGGCGCGGTACACCGCGAGGACACTCACCTCCAAGGTGTATGCCGGGCAGCACCGCGAGGTGTTGGCGGACTGGATCGCCTCGCTGAACTTCAACCCGAGTATCAAGGAGACGGTCTACCCGGTCGTGTCGGCCCGGTCGCGCGGGGCGACGTTCTGGGACGTGGACGGCAACGAGTACGTCGACACCGCGATGGGTTACGGCGTGCACTTCTTCGGCCACCAGCCCGACTTCATCCTCGACGCGATGCGGGACCAGCTCGACCGGGGCTACGAGCTCGGCCCGCAGAACATGGTGGCGGGTGAGGTCGCGGCACTGGTCCACGAGATGACCGGCGCGGAGCGGGTCGCGTTCTGCAACACCGGTACCGAGGCCGTGATGGTGTCGGTGCGCCTGGCCCGGGCCGTCAGCGGCCGGGACAAGGTGGTCAGGTTCCTCACCTCGTTCCACGGCAGCTACGACGCGGTGCTGGCCGAGGCCGACGGCGAGGAGAGCATTCCCACCTCGATCGGTATTCCGCAGTCGGCGGTCGACGACACGATCGTGCTCACCTATGGCAGCGCCGAATCGCTGGACCGTATCCGGCGGCACGGCTCCGAGCTGGCCGCCGTGCTGGTCGAGCCGGTCCAGTCGCGCAACCCGACGTTGCAGCCCACCGAGTTCCTGCGGGAGCTGCGCGAGATCTGCACCGAGAACGGCATCGCGCTGATCTTCGACGAGATGATCGTGGGCTTCCGGATCGCGCTGGGCGGCGCGCAGGAGCACTTCGGCGTCGAGTCGGACATGTCGCTCTACGGCAAGCTCGTCGGAGGCGGTATGCCGATCGGCATCATCGCGGGCCGCAGCAGGTACCTCGACGCCGTCGACGGCGGCGCGTGGTCGGACGTGGACGACTCCAAGCCGGCGGTCCCCACGACGTTCTTCGCCGGGACCTTCTGCAAGCACCCGTTGACGATGGCCGCGTGCCGGGCCGTCCTGTCCTACCTGCGCGAGCACGGCGCCACCGCACTCCCCGCCGTCAACCGGCTCACCGCCGACTTCGCCCGTCGTGTGAACGACTACTTCGACGCGGAGGAGGTGCCCCTGAAGGTGACGCACTTCGCGTCGCTGTACAAGTACGAGACGGTCGTGCCGCGCGACATGGGGCACATGTCGTTGACGCTGAACCTGTTCTTCAAGCTCCTGGTGTTCCACGGCGTCTACGTGTGGGAACGCAGAACCGCCTACTTCTCGCTGGCGCACACCCGCGAGCATCAGGACCGCATCTTCGAGGCCATCCGCGCCAGCGTCGAGGCGCTGCGCGGTGGGGGGTTCGACTTCCGGCGGTCGACGTCGACCGCGCCGCGTGGCCTGCCCGTCGGCGCGCCCCGGGGCACCGATCTCACGCCGCTCGACCCCACGGCGGTGTCCGAGCAGGAGAAGCGGGTCTACGTGCTGTCGCGGATGCGCGGCGGTAACGAGGCGTACCAGATCCTGGCCGGCCTGCGTTTCGACGGCGCCCCCGACCGGGAGCGGCTCGCCGAGGCGTTCCGGGCGATCGCCGACAAGCACGAGAAGCTGCGCGGCTACTACGAGATCGACGCGACCGACATCAAGGCCCGCGTCGCGGCGGAGGTCACCCCGGAGTTCCACCTCTTCGACCACACGCGCGAGCCCGGACTGCGCGCCGAGGACGTCGTCGCGGTGATGAACCGGCCGTTCGACCTGGCGACGCCGCCGCTGTGGCGTTACGGGATCGTCATCGACGAGGACGGCGTCCACCACCTGCTGCTCTCGCTGCACCACATCATCGCCGACGGCGGGTCGATCGACATCCTCCTCAACGACCTCGCCGAGCACCTCGGGCGCGGCGAGCTGAGCCCGGTGCGGTCCGACGGCTACCCGGCGTTCGTGCGGCAGCAGGCCCGCTCCGTCGGCCTGGCCTCCTACCAGGAACACCGGCGATGGTGGCTGCGCGAGTTCGAGACCGTCCCGCCGCCGCTGAGCCTGCCGACCGACTCCCCGTACCCGCTGGTCAACGACTTCCACGGGACGCACCACTACTTCCGCATCGACGACGCGCTGCACCAGGCGGCGAAGGCGGTCATCGAGCGGCACCGCACCACCCCGTTCATCTTCTATCTGTCGCTGTGGTCGGTGCTGCTGGCCAACGCCGCCGACACCGAGGACCTGTGCGTGGGCGTCCCCCTGGACCAGCGGATCATCGGCACGTACGACGACACCGTCGGCATGTTCGCCCAGTCGCTGCCGCTGCGTGTCCGTACCGCCTCGGACGCCCGTCTGCCGGACCTGCTCCACGCGGTGCGCGACACCAGCCTCGCCGCCGTCGAGCATTCGCCCTACTCCTACGACGTGCTGGTCCAGGAGCTGGACCTCGACCGGGACTTCGGACGCAACGCCCTGTTCGACGTGATGTTCACCTTCACCAACGCCCGCGAGCGCGTGCGGCGGTTCGGTGACGTGAGCGCCACGTCGGAGGACTTCGGGGTGCCCCGCTCGATGTTCGCGCTCGCCCTGGAGCTCACCGAACGCGACGGTGGCCTCTTCGGCGACCTGAACTTCTCCAGCGTGTACGGCGAGCGGCGGATGACCGAGCTGGCCGAGCAGTTCGTGCACCTGATCGCCCAGGTCGTCCGGGAGCCGGACCAGACGCTCCGGGAACTGTCCCGGTTGGACGACGAGACGCGGGACCGACTGTTGACCATGGGCACCGGACCGGTCGTGGTGGACCTGCCGACCCTTGCCGAGGCGTTCGACACGGCGGTACGCGAGCACGCGGAGCGGGCCGCGCTCCGGTTCCGTGGCGAGGAGGTCAGCTACGCCGAGCTCGCCGAGCGGGTGAACCGGTACGCCGGTCTGCTGCACGAGCACGGCCTCGGTCAGGGCGACCTGGTCGGGCTGCTGCTACCGCCGACGCCCGAACTGGTCACGCTGATGCTCGCGGTCAACCGCATCGGTGCCGCGTGGCTTCCGATGGACGTCAAGGACCCGGCGAAGCGGCTCCGACTCGTGATCGACACGGCCGAGCCCACGAGGGTCGTCTGCGCCGAGGAACTGGCCGCCGCGGTGGGACTCGGTGACCGTGCGCTGCACCTGCCGGCGGACATCCCGGCCGGTCCGACGCCGCCGGTCGGGTCGCCGGGCGGGCCGGACGACCTCGCGTACGTGATCTTCACGTCCGGGTCGACCGGAACGCCCAAGGGCGTCGCGGTCACGAACGGGTCGTTGGCGAACTTCCTCGTCGGGATGCCCGAGGCGCTCGGATGGGCGGACCGGAAGGTGGTGGGCTGCCTCACCACCCCGTCGTTCGACATCCACCTGCTGGAGACGCTGTTGACCCTCACCAGCGGCGGCACGGTGGTGGTGGCCGGTGAGTCGGAGGTCCGTACGCCGGCGGACATCGCCGAGTTCGTCGCGGCCAACGGTGTCGAGTACCTCCAGATGACGCCGACCCGGTTGCGTCTGCTCTGCGCCGACCCCGAGGCGGCCCGCGCCACGCTGGCGCGGCTGGACAAGCTCGTCGTCGGCGGTGAGGCGTTCCCGGAGGACCTGCTGCCCCGGTTGCGGGAGCACCGGTCGCTGGGTGTCCACAACGTCTACGGCCCGACCGAGACCTGTATCTGGTCCAGCGTCAAGGACCTCACCGGGGACGACGCCACGGTCACCATCGGCGTCCCGATCGCCAACACCACGATGTACGTGCTGGACGACAACCTCCGGCTGGTGCCGGAGGGAGTGACCGGGAACCTGTGGATCGGCGGGCTCGGTGTGTCGCCCGGGTATCTGCACCGGCCCGAGTTGACCCGCGAGCGGTTCCTTGCGAACCCGTTCGGTGACGGCAGGATCTATCTCAGCGGCGACCGCGCGCGGTGGCAGGACGGCGAGCTCCACTGCCTGGGTCGGGTGGACGACCAGGTCAAGATCCGTGGCTACCGGGTCGAGTTGGGTGAGATCGAGCTGGCCATCACCGGGCACGAGATGGTGACCGGCGCGGCGGTGATCGTCCAGGAGTTGCCGAGTGGCAGCCAGGTCATCCGCGCGTTCTACCAGGTACGCGAGGGCGGCTACCTGGCACCGGAGGCGCTGCGGAACTGGCTGACCGAGCGGCTGACCGACTACATGGTCCCGGCGACCCTGGCCGTGGTGTCGGACATCCCCATGACCACGAGCGGCAAGGTCGACCGCACGGCGTTGGCGGCGCAGGCCGACGCCGGCCCGCCGGTGGAGCCGGGGCGTTCCGAGGAGCGCGGTGTCGGCGTCGCCCAGGAGTTGGTCACGGCCTGGCGCACGGTCCTCGGTGACATTCCGATCGGCGCCGACGAGAGCTTCTTCGACCTCGGCGGCAACTCGTTCAGTCTGGTCCTGCTGCTGGAGGAACTGCACCGGCAGTTCCCGGGCATGCTCGACGTGAGCGACCTGTTCGCGAACCCGACGATCGGCAAGCTCCGCAAGCTCCTGGAGTCCCGGCTCGCCGGGCAGGACTCCGACGCGCTGCTGACCGGTTTCGGGGTACGCCTGCCCGAATCGTGGTTCACGCACGACGCCACCGCCGACGGCCGGGTCGAGGCCGCGCTGCCCGCGCGGACCAGGGCGACGTTGCGGCGGCTGCGGCGCAGCGGAGCGCGGGAGCCGGAGGATCTGGCCCACGTCGCGTTCGCCGTCGCCCTGCACAAGCTCGTCGGCACGGATGACATCTCGCTGTGCGTCCTGGACGACGACGCCCGGGTGACCGTGGTGCGGTTCGACTTCGCCGGCAAGACCGATCTGGCCGACGTGCTGGACGACTACCGGCGGCAGCGCGACCACAACGACCGGCTCGACCTGCACCGCTTCGTCGCCTGCCGGGGTGTCGACCGCACCGTCTCCGTGGCGTGCGGCAGCGCCCGGCAGTGGGAGGAGGTGGACGTCCTCCGCCACTTCGACATCGGGTACGCGATCGACGTCCGGGCCGACCCCGTCGCGGTCCAGATCGACCACGCCCGCGAGGTGGACTCCACGCGGGTCGAGCAGGTGATGGGCGGCCACCTGAAAGTCCTCGCAGTCCTGGGCCGGCCCGCCTCGAAGGAGAAGGTGCAGTCATGA